A DNA window from Fragaria vesca subsp. vesca linkage group LG3, FraVesHawaii_1.0, whole genome shotgun sequence contains the following coding sequences:
- the LOC101306994 gene encoding heat shock 70 kDa protein 16-like: MSVVGIDIGNENCVIAVVKQRGIDVLLNEESKRETPAVVCFGEKQRFLGSAASASAMMHPKSTVSQVKRLIGRRFNEADVQKDLRMLPFKTSEGPDGSILIHLSYLGGTHMFTPVQITAMLFAHLREIIEKNLEMPISDCVIGIPSYFTDLQRRAYLDAATVAGLKPLRLMHDCTATALSYGIYKTDFLKSGPTYVAFVDIGHCDTQVSIASFESGHMTMRSHTFDRSLGGRDFDEVLFSHFASLFKEQYKIDVYTNLKACVRLRAACEKLKKVLSANAEAPLNIECLMDEKDVKGFIKREEFEMLASSLLERIRVPCSKALAEAGLTADMIHSVELVGSGSRIPAIARALVSLFRQEPRRTVNASECVARGCALQCAMLSPVFRVREYEVQDSIPFTIGFLSEEGPIGTGSNGVMFPKGQPIPSAKVLTLQRSSLFNLEALYADPSELPAGASPKICCFRIGPFHGFNSERTRVKVKIQLDLHGIVSVVSARVVEEHGDNSKMDPMDTDCVTASVSPEAPADGFQESMKSKSSHAAGDGRHHKGTSRLDIPISENIYGGMTKAQLSEAQGKELQLAQQDRAMEQTKDKKNALESYVYDMRNKLFNTYRSFASDQEREAISRSLQQTEDWLYDDGDDETENAYTSKLEDLKKLVDPIESRYRDEEAREQATKDLLKCIGDYRMAVEPLSPMDRETILNECFKVEQWLREKNQQQNSMPKNIDPILWSSDIKSRTEELNTKFKNIFRSRASHREEYKGSNHHDTSRHK, encoded by the exons ATGAGTGTGGTGGGGATTGATATTGGAAATGAGAACTGTGTGATTGCGGTGGTGAAGCAACGGGGGATTGATGTTTTACTGAATGAGGAATCGAAACGAGAAACCCCGGCCGTGGTGTGTTTCGGTGAGAAGCAAAGGTTTCTGGGGTCTGCTGCTTCTGCCTCTGCAATGATGCACCCGAAATCGACCGTGTCGCAGGTGAAGAGGCTTATTGGGAGGAGATTTAATGAGGCTGATGTCCAGAAGGACCTAAGGATGTTGCCGTTTAAGACTTCTGAAGGCCCCGATGGCAGCATTTTGATTCATTTGAGTTACTTGGGTGGGACGCATATGTTTACTCCGGTTCAGATTACGGCCATGCTTTTTGCGCATTTGAGAGAAATAATAGAGAAGAATCTGGAAATGCCGATTTCAGATTGTGTGATTGGTATCCCGTCGTACTTTACGGACTTGCAGCGACGCGCGTATTTGGATGCTGCGACAGTGGCTGGGTTGAAGCCTTTGAGATTGATGCATGACTGTACTGCAACTGCTCTTAGTTATGGAATTTACAAAACTGATTTCTTGAAATCTGGTCCGACTTATGTGGCATTTGTTGACATTGGACATTGTGATACTCAGGTCTCGATTGCATCCTTTGAGTCTGGGCATATGACGATGCGGTCTCACACTTTTGATAGAAGCTTGGGAGGGAGAGACTTTGATGAGGTCTTGTTTAGTCATTTTGCCTCACTGTTCAAAGAGCAGTATAAAATTGATGTCTACACTAATCTCAAGGCATGTGTCAGGCTGAGGGCAGCATGTGAAAAGCTGAAAAAGGTTTTGAGTGCAAATGCGGAGGCACCTCTTAACATTGAGTGTTTAATGGATGAAAAAGATGTTAAGGGTTTCATTAAAAGGGAAGAATTTGAAATGCTGGCTTCAAGTTTGTTGGAGAGGATTCGTGTTCCTTGTAGTAAAGCTTTAGCTGAAGCAGGTTTAACCGCTGACATGATTCATTCTGTAGAGCTTGTTGGGTCAGGGTCTAGAATCCCAGCTATTGCTAGAGCATTAGTTTCTCTATTCAGGCAAGAACCGCGTCGGACTGTGAATGCTAGTGAATGTGTAGCACGTGGATGTGCTCTTCAATGTGCAATGCTAAGTCCTGTTTTCCGAGTCAGAGAATATGAG GTTCAAGATTCTATTCCTTTCACTATAGGATTCTTGTCAGAGGAAGGTCCAATTGGCACTGGCTCAAATGGTGTCATGTTTCCAAAAGGCCAACCCATCCCAAGTGCTAAAGTTTTAACACTTCAAAGAAGCAGTTTATTTAATTTGGAAGCATTGTATGCTGATCCCAGTGAACTGCCAGCGGGCGCATCTCCTAAAATTTGTTGTTTTAGG ATTGGTCCTTTCCACGGCTTCAATAGTGAAAGGACAAGGGTTAAAGTTAAAATTCAATTAGACCTCCACGGTATTGTCTCTGTTGTATCAGCTAGG GTGGTGGAAGAACATGGAGACAATTCAAAAATGGACCCAATGGACACTGATTGTGTTACTGCTTCTGTTTCACCTGAAGCACCTGCAGATGGGTTTCAAGAGAGTATGAAGTCCAAATCTTCACATGCTGCT GGTGATGGTAGACACCATAAAGGCACTAGCAGGCTTGATATACCCATTAGTGAAAATATATACGGTGGAATGACCAAGGCTCAACTTTCAGAAGCTCAAGGAAAAGAACTTCAGTTAGCGCAGCAGGATAGAGCAATGGAGCAAACCAAAGACAAAAAGAATGCCTTGGAGTCTTATGTCTATGATATGCGGAATAAG CTCTTCAACACATATCGAAGCTTTGCAAGTGACCAGGAGAGGGAGGCCATTTCCAGGAGCCTACAGCAGACAGAGGACTGGCTTTATGATGATGGAGATGATGAAACTGAGAATGCGTATACTTCAAAGCTGGAAGATCTTAAAAAG CTGGTAGATCCAATTGAAAGCCGATACAGAGATGAGGAAGCACGAGAACAAGCTACTAAAGATCTATTAAAGTGCATTGGAGATTATCGCATGGCTGTGGAACCACTTTCACCCATGGATAGAGAAACG ATTCTCAACGAGTGCTTTAAGGTGGAGCAGTGGCTTCGAGAAAAAAACCAACAACAAAACTCCATGCCAAAGAACATAGACCCAATATTATGGTCGAGTGATATTAAGAGCCGGACTGAGGAGTTGAACAC GAAATTCAAAAACATATTTAGATCCAGGGCTTCTCATCGAGAGGAATACAAGGGTTCAAACCACCATGATACTTCTAGACACAAATGA